A genomic window from Plasmodium reichenowi strain SY57 chromosome 6, whole genome shotgun sequence includes:
- a CDS encoding transketolase, which translates to MNIMDNEIDTKCINEIRMLSAELPLEAKSGHQGAPIGCAPIAHILWSYVMNYYNEDTKWINRDRFILSNGHASALLYTMLYLTEQGLSMEDLKSFRQFGSLTPGHPENHITKGVEVTTGPLGQGASNAVGMAIAAHNLADKYNTEEHKIFDNYVYAICGDGCMQEGVFCEAASLAGHLGLGRLILLYDDNKITIDGNTDLSFTENIEKKFEALNWEVRRVEDGNKDYKKILHEIEQGKKNLQQPTLIIVRTACGFGTKVEGTCKSHGLALNDEDLKNAKSFFGLDPQKKFHISDEVKEFYKNVIQKKKENYIKWKNMFDDFSLKYPQVSQEIIRRFQNALPNNWKDALPKYTPKDAPGATRNLSGAVLNSINKIFPELIGGSADLSESNCTSLKEENDIKKNSYGNKYIRFGVREHGMVAITNGLYAYGGFKPYCGTFLNFYTYAFGALRLAALSNHHILCIATHDSVELGEDGPTHQPIEVLSLLRSTPNLNIIRPADGNEVSGAYLSHFSNPHTPTVIALCRNKVPHLNNTQAEQVLKGAYILEDFDTSNNPKVILTGSGSELHLCFEAKEILKNQHQLNVRIVSFPSWTLFKKQPEDYQYSIMMHNHPNLPRFYIEPASTHGFDTYFNVYIGINQFGYSAPKNKIWEHLGFTPENIVQKVLAFMKNKLK; encoded by the coding sequence ATGAACATTATGGATAACGAAATAGACACAAAGTGCATAAACGAAATTCGTATGTTATCAGCAGAATTACCATTAGAAGCAAAGAGTGGACATCAAGGAGCTCCAATAGGTTGTGCCCCTATAGCTCATATATTATGGTCTTATGtaatgaattattataatgaagatACAAAATGGATAAATAGAGATAGATTTATTTTGTCCAATGGTCATGCTAGTGCATTATTGTATACtatgttatatttaacAGAACAAGGATTAAGTATGGAAGATTTAAAATCGTTTCGACAATTTGGAAGTTTAACACCAGGTCATCCAGAAAATCATATAACAAAAGGTGTTGAAGTTACTACAGGACCATTAGGTCAAGGTGCTTCAAATGCTGTAGGTATGGCTATAGCTGCTCATAATTTAGcagataaatataatactgaagaacataaaatatttgataattatgtatatgCTATATGTGGTGATGGATGTATGCAAGAGGGTGTATTTTGTGAAGCTGCTTCACTTGCTGGTCATTTAGGTTTAGGTCgattaattcttttatatgatgataataaaataactATTGATGGTAATACTGATTTATCATTTACAGAAAATATAGAGAAAAAATTTGAGGCTTTAAATTGGGAAGTTCGTAGAGTTGAAGATGGTAATAAAgattataagaaaatattacatGAAATTGAACaaggtaaaaaaaatttacaacAACCAACTCTTATTATTGTTCGAACTGCATGTGGTTTTGGTACAAAAGTAGAAGGCACTTGTAAATCACATGGATTAGCTTTAAATGATGaagatttaaaaaatgcaaaatctttttttggtttagatcctcaaaaaaaatttcataTATCTGATGAAGTAAAagaattttataaaaatgttatacaaaaaaaaaaagaaaattatatcaAATGGAAGAACATGTTTGATGATTTCTCTTTAAAATATCCACAAGTATCACAAGAAATTATAAGACGATTTCAAAATGCTTTACCAAATAATTGGAAAGATGCATTACCAAAATATACACCAAAAGATGCACCAGGTGCTACTAGAAACCTATCTGGAGCTGTTCTAAattcaataaataaaatatttccAGAGTTAATAGGAGGTAGTGCAGATTTATCCGAATCAAATTGTACATCattaaaagaagaaaatgatataaaaaaaaattcttatggaaataaatatattagatTTGGTGTTAGAGAACATGGAATGGTAGCTATTACAAATGGATTATATGCATATGGTGGATTCAAACCATATTGTGgtacatttttaaatttctATACTTATGCTTTTGGTGCTTTAAGATTAGCTGCTTTATCAAATCATCATATTCTTTGTATAGCTACACATGATTCTGTTGAATTAGGAGAAGATGGACCAACACATCAACCAATTGAAGTCTTATCGTTACTTAGATCAACTCCAAATCTAAATATAATTAGACCAGCTGATGGTAATGAAGTATCAGGAGCTTATTTATCTCACTTTTCTAATCCACATACACCAACAGTTATTGCTCTATGTAGAAATAAAGTTCCACATCTTAATAACACACAAGCTGAACAAGTCTTAAAAGGAGCATATATTTTAGAAGATTTTGATACTTCTAATAATCCAAAAGTTATTTTAACAGGTAGTGGATCAGAATTACATTTATGTTTTGAAGCTAAagaaattttaaaaaatcaaCATCAATTAAATGTAAGAATTGTAAGTTTCCCATCTTGGACCTTATTTAAAAAGCAACCAGAAGATTATCAATATTCTATTATGATGCATAATCATCCAAATTTACCTAGATTCTATATTGAACCTGCATCAACACATGGATTCGATACATATTTCAATGTATATATAGGTATTAACCAATTTGGCTATTCAGCAcctaaaaataaaatttgGGAGCACCTAGGGTTCACCCCTGAAAATATTGTTCAGAAGGTATTAGCctttatgaaaaataaactgaaatga